The Snodgrassella alvi wkB2 genome window below encodes:
- the aspT gene encoding aspartate-alanine antiporter, which translates to MLNWVLTNIQESPVILMFLSLSLGYLLGNIRFGKFQLGGVAGSLLVAVVLSLLNVHIDSGLKALLFTLFIYAVGYESGPQFFRSLGVKTLREIFLALFIAITGFITVMIMARLFHLDKGLAAGLAAGGLTQSAILGTAADALTHMGLPADQLQQLQANVAIGYAVTYIFGSLGAIIICMNVLPKIMGKDIRDDAVAAEAEQLKGAMALEGNQGMAITQMVGRIYVVEHDIQKSIKDIELENLGITIERIKRHGNLIDCTPSTILKREDIILIVGRREAVTSVSTLFGRELDAEPGLEVIVDTKNVVFRNPEYANKTMAEIRSKVHMSDKDFEIQHGIYLIELHRNGEKVDLTPDTEFKLGDVMTIYGSTSDINRVVHIIGAPITVNSKTDWAYHGMGVVLGLIIGWVVIRIGNIPITLGAGGGALLSGLFFGWLRARKQTFGNMPAAASQFMKDFGLAGFVSVVGLQSGLQAITTIKEHGLTLFLIGVVVTLVPMILAIFFGRYVLRYDNAAVFAGALAGSRSANPAFGEVLDKAGNAIPTTPFAVTYALANVFLTLLGPLIVALV; encoded by the coding sequence ATGTTGAATTGGGTATTGACTAATATTCAGGAATCACCGGTTATTCTGATGTTTCTGTCGTTAAGTCTGGGTTATTTGCTGGGCAATATACGCTTCGGTAAGTTCCAGCTCGGCGGGGTTGCCGGTTCCCTGCTGGTGGCAGTGGTTTTGAGCCTGCTCAATGTTCACATTGATTCTGGTCTTAAAGCATTGCTGTTTACTTTATTTATTTACGCTGTGGGTTATGAAAGCGGTCCTCAGTTTTTCCGTTCACTGGGTGTAAAAACTCTGCGTGAAATTTTTCTGGCATTGTTTATCGCCATTACCGGCTTTATTACGGTAATGATTATGGCACGCCTGTTCCATCTGGATAAAGGTCTGGCCGCTGGTCTGGCTGCCGGTGGTTTAACCCAGTCTGCAATTCTGGGTACGGCTGCTGATGCTCTGACACATATGGGTCTGCCTGCCGATCAGTTACAGCAGTTACAGGCTAATGTAGCTATTGGTTATGCGGTGACATATATCTTTGGTTCTCTTGGCGCAATCATAATTTGTATGAATGTGTTACCGAAAATCATGGGTAAGGATATTCGTGATGATGCGGTAGCTGCTGAAGCTGAACAACTGAAAGGTGCTATGGCACTGGAAGGTAATCAGGGGATGGCAATTACGCAGATGGTGGGACGTATCTATGTGGTTGAACATGATATTCAGAAATCTATTAAAGATATTGAATTAGAGAATCTGGGTATTACGATCGAACGCATTAAACGTCACGGTAATCTGATTGACTGCACTCCGTCTACGATTCTGAAACGGGAAGACATCATCCTGATTGTTGGTCGTCGTGAAGCTGTAACTTCTGTCAGCACTTTATTCGGCCGCGAACTGGATGCCGAGCCGGGTCTGGAAGTCATTGTTGATACCAAAAATGTGGTTTTCCGCAACCCTGAGTATGCGAATAAAACCATGGCTGAAATTCGTTCCAAAGTTCATATGAGCGATAAAGATTTTGAAATTCAGCATGGTATCTATCTGATTGAACTGCATCGCAATGGTGAAAAAGTGGATCTGACACCTGATACAGAGTTCAAGCTGGGCGATGTAATGACCATTTACGGTTCTACTAGTGATATTAACCGTGTTGTACATATTATCGGTGCACCTATTACGGTTAATAGTAAAACTGACTGGGCTTATCACGGTATGGGTGTAGTACTTGGTCTGATTATCGGCTGGGTAGTAATTCGTATCGGCAATATTCCGATTACGCTTGGTGCCGGTGGTGGTGCATTGTTATCCGGTCTTTTCTTTGGCTGGCTGCGTGCCCGTAAACAGACATTCGGCAATATGCCTGCTGCGGCTTCTCAGTTCATGAAGGACTTCGGTCTGGCCGGTTTCGTATCTGTTGTGGGTCTGCAATCAGGTTTACAAGCAATTACCACTATTAAAGAACATGGTCTGACTCTGTTCCTGATCGGTGTGGTTGTTACTCTGGTTCCGATGATTCTGGCTATTTTCTTTGGTCGCTATGTGCTCCGTTATGACAATGCAGCTGTATTTGCAGGTGCCTTGGCCGGTTCACGCAGTGCCAATCCTGCATTTGGTGAAGTTCTGGATAAAGCAGGCAATGCAATTCCGACTACTCCATTTGCCGTTACATATGCATTAGCCAATGTGTTCCTGACATTGTTAGGTCCGTTGATTGTGGCTCTTGTTTGA
- a CDS encoding ABC transporter permease: protein MLQWFKNVWVLSVKELKSLLSDVVLIALMVVVLSLAIYSVATSITTEVRHASVAIMDADHSALSYQIRDSLLEPYFKPPVEVKREEIDAAMDKGDYVFVLDIPANFERDVVAGRSPAIQVLADATSVTQAGIGFNYLSQIIDAQTRSFLHQQSAVKLSPVTPVLNIQFNPNGESSWFIATMNVVSNLTLLAIILVGAAVIREKEHGTIEQLLVMPVRPSEIVMAKIFANGAVISVASLLSLWLVIQGWLHIPINGSIFLFSMGMFIYLFSVASLGIWFATLAPTMPQFGLLCLPIYVVMRLLSGSESPLESMPAVFQYITWFSPETQFTQFSQDVLFRNAGLDIVWPKILMMSIMGVLFLALALSRFRGMLAQHS, encoded by the coding sequence ATGCTGCAATGGTTTAAAAATGTATGGGTGCTGAGTGTAAAGGAGCTGAAAAGTCTGCTGAGTGATGTGGTTTTAATTGCATTAATGGTGGTCGTGCTGTCTTTAGCCATTTACTCAGTTGCAACCAGTATTACTACCGAAGTGCGCCATGCTTCAGTTGCCATTATGGATGCTGATCACAGTGCTTTGTCTTACCAAATTCGTGATTCTTTGCTGGAACCTTATTTTAAACCGCCGGTAGAAGTAAAGCGTGAAGAAATTGATGCGGCTATGGATAAAGGCGATTATGTCTTTGTACTGGATATTCCGGCTAATTTTGAACGCGATGTGGTGGCAGGACGGTCTCCTGCCATTCAGGTGCTGGCTGATGCAACGTCAGTAACTCAGGCTGGTATAGGTTTTAATTATTTAAGCCAGATAATTGATGCACAGACACGTTCTTTTTTACATCAGCAGTCTGCAGTGAAGTTATCTCCGGTTACGCCGGTGTTAAATATTCAGTTTAATCCCAATGGTGAATCCTCATGGTTTATCGCTACGATGAATGTGGTGTCTAATCTGACTTTACTGGCAATTATTCTGGTCGGTGCTGCGGTAATCCGTGAGAAAGAGCATGGTACGATAGAACAGTTGCTGGTTATGCCGGTACGACCCAGTGAAATTGTGATGGCCAAGATTTTTGCTAATGGTGCGGTTATCTCAGTAGCTTCTCTGCTGTCTTTATGGCTGGTTATTCAGGGCTGGCTGCATATCCCAATAAACGGCTCAATATTTTTATTTAGTATGGGCATGTTTATTTATTTGTTTTCTGTGGCGTCTCTGGGTATCTGGTTTGCAACGCTGGCTCCTACTATGCCCCAGTTTGGTTTGTTATGTTTGCCGATTTATGTGGTAATGCGTTTACTTTCAGGCTCTGAATCGCCATTGGAAAGTATGCCGGCAGTTTTTCAGTATATAACTTGGTTTTCACCGGAAACTCAATTTACTCAGTTTAGTCAGGATGTGCTCTTTCGCAATGCCGGTCTGGATATTGTCTGGCCGAAAATTTTGATGATGAGCATAATGGGTGTGTTGTTTCTGGCTCTGGCGCTATCGCGATTTCGTGGCATGCTGGCACAGCATTCCTGA
- a CDS encoding efflux transporter outer membrane subunit, protein MNKIWLSVLLALGLAAGCSRTDIQVKSTVGMPQQFDQNAAARGSADISRWWQSWPDPVLNELIETGLKNNRNLAKMKANMLAARASAAMAESDLGPQAGVESSGGLHRYNGDNSLKDLNLPAIGNAKDYLQASGSPLGNNRQHAHGNTVQAGFTASWEPDVFGQKRSDADEMHYLSLSETERWHGAQMMLGSEITDNYLKMRAMQQRVKVGEHSVATLKQLQRYTEGRFRAGQVSAYDVKEVAAKLSAMQAKIATYQAQADVYQRNIAVLTGQPSQGFVVAPASLDIFQHLPSAPAGQVPLDIITRRPDIRTQENLVKAMSAGLASAKADRLPRFSLNFLWQTGQIHLDSSTSYLKNTAGLLNASMTIPVFTAGRIKHNIERADAQLQAAIAGYDQMILQALAEVDSAYQMQFSLNKQNRLMHQAQMQAASQAGAAEKLFRYGDMTLDRSLRARLNAEDLDDQQIQGKLEEARNLVNLYKALGGGWQITDRLHDNSNY, encoded by the coding sequence ATGAATAAAATATGGTTGTCTGTATTATTGGCTTTAGGATTGGCGGCAGGTTGCAGCAGAACTGATATTCAGGTGAAATCTACTGTCGGAATGCCACAGCAGTTTGATCAGAATGCGGCAGCACGCGGCTCAGCTGATATCAGCCGCTGGTGGCAAAGCTGGCCGGATCCGGTACTGAATGAGTTAATCGAAACCGGATTAAAAAATAACCGGAATCTGGCCAAAATGAAAGCAAATATGCTTGCAGCACGAGCCAGTGCCGCTATGGCTGAGTCTGATTTAGGACCGCAGGCAGGTGTGGAAAGTAGCGGAGGTTTACATCGTTACAATGGTGATAATTCACTTAAAGATTTAAACTTACCGGCCATTGGTAATGCAAAGGATTACTTGCAGGCATCTGGTTCGCCGCTGGGTAATAATCGCCAGCATGCTCATGGTAATACCGTTCAGGCAGGTTTTACAGCCAGCTGGGAGCCGGATGTATTCGGGCAGAAGCGCAGTGATGCTGATGAAATGCATTATCTAAGCCTGAGTGAAACAGAACGTTGGCATGGTGCGCAGATGATGCTTGGCAGTGAAATTACCGATAATTATCTGAAAATGCGTGCGATGCAGCAACGAGTAAAAGTAGGAGAGCACAGTGTTGCTACTCTTAAGCAATTGCAGCGATATACGGAAGGGCGTTTTCGTGCAGGTCAGGTATCCGCTTATGATGTAAAAGAAGTTGCGGCAAAACTTTCAGCTATGCAGGCAAAAATTGCTACTTATCAGGCACAGGCTGATGTTTATCAGCGCAATATAGCAGTATTGACTGGTCAGCCTTCGCAAGGATTTGTGGTTGCGCCTGCGTCTTTGGATATTTTTCAGCATTTACCTTCTGCTCCGGCGGGACAGGTTCCACTGGATATCATTACCCGGAGACCGGATATCCGTACTCAGGAAAATCTGGTGAAAGCGATGAGTGCCGGTTTAGCCAGTGCTAAAGCTGATCGTCTGCCAAGATTTTCGCTTAATTTTTTATGGCAGACCGGACAAATACATTTAGACAGCAGTACTTCATATTTAAAAAATACGGCCGGTTTGCTGAATGCAAGTATGACTATTCCTGTGTTTACTGCAGGCAGAATCAAACATAATATTGAGCGGGCTGATGCTCAGTTACAGGCAGCTATTGCCGGATATGACCAGATGATTTTACAGGCTCTGGCTGAAGTAGATAGCGCATATCAGATGCAGTTTAGTCTGAATAAACAAAACCGGTTAATGCATCAGGCTCAAATGCAGGCTGCCAGTCAGGCCGGTGCGGCTGAAAAACTGTTTCGCTATGGCGATATGACCCTGGACCGCAGTTTACGGGCACGCCTGAATGCAGAAGATTTGGATGATCAGCAAATTCAGGGCAAACTGGAAGAGGCACGTAATCTGGTTAATCTGTATAAGGCATTAGGCGGAGGCTGGCAGATTACTGATAGATTACATGATAATAGCAATTATTAA
- a CDS encoding bifunctional aspartate transaminase/aspartate 4-decarboxylase: MTSKHDFEKYANLSPFELKNHLIDLAQSRNDRMMLNAGRGNPNFLATLPRNAFFELGLFAAEESEISFSFLDQNIGGMPFKDDLMARFDDFIRRNRHKPGVDFLSKAMSYVRDQLGYNQHQFLLEMTEGILGCNYPVPDRMLRLSEEIVKTYILEEMGAKTMSNDDIDLFATEGGTAAMAYIFSSLKQNGLIRHGDKIALGAPIFTPYLEIPELNDYELEEVLINADPKLDWQYPESELRKLEDPSIKAFYLVNPSNPPSVKMDDRSLQIIADIVKKRPDLIILTDDVYGTFAENFESLFTLCPYNTILVYSFSKYFGATGWRLGVIAMAKENVLDKKIAELPEEERQVLHKRYLSITPEPEKLKLIDRMVADSRAVALNHTAGLSTPQQVQMVLFSLAEMMDTKKQYKDALMALIRNRSAAMYKQLGIKHEFNENSVDYYTLVDMEDTARQLYGDEFAEWVVKTKNPNELLFRIADESGVVLLPGKGFAVRHPSGRVSLANLNEYQYKAIGASLHKLACEYHEEFKASK, from the coding sequence ATGACTTCAAAACATGATTTTGAAAAATATGCTAATTTAAGCCCGTTTGAGTTGAAAAATCACTTGATTGATCTGGCACAGAGCCGCAACGATCGGATGATGCTGAACGCCGGTCGTGGTAACCCTAACTTTTTAGCTACTTTACCCCGCAATGCCTTTTTTGAATTAGGTTTGTTTGCTGCAGAAGAGTCTGAAATTTCTTTCTCTTTCCTGGATCAGAATATTGGCGGCATGCCGTTTAAAGATGATCTGATGGCACGCTTTGACGACTTTATCCGTCGTAACCGCCACAAACCGGGTGTTGATTTTCTGAGCAAAGCCATGTCCTATGTACGTGACCAGCTTGGCTACAATCAGCATCAGTTCCTGCTGGAAATGACTGAAGGTATTCTGGGTTGCAATTATCCTGTACCTGACCGTATGCTGCGCTTGTCTGAAGAAATCGTTAAAACCTATATTCTGGAAGAAATGGGTGCTAAAACGATGTCTAATGATGATATCGATCTGTTTGCAACTGAAGGTGGTACTGCTGCTATGGCATACATTTTCAGTTCTCTGAAACAGAATGGTCTGATTCGTCATGGCGATAAAATTGCTCTGGGCGCACCAATTTTCACACCATATCTGGAAATTCCTGAACTGAACGATTATGAATTGGAAGAAGTTCTGATCAATGCTGATCCGAAACTGGACTGGCAGTATCCTGAAAGTGAATTGCGCAAACTGGAAGATCCTTCAATCAAGGCATTCTATCTGGTTAACCCATCCAATCCGCCTTCAGTGAAAATGGACGACCGCAGTCTGCAGATTATTGCTGACATTGTGAAAAAACGTCCTGACCTGATTATTCTGACTGATGATGTATACGGTACATTTGCTGAGAACTTTGAATCTCTGTTTACTCTGTGCCCGTACAACACTATTTTAGTGTACTCTTTCTCTAAATACTTTGGTGCTACCGGCTGGCGCTTGGGTGTCATTGCCATGGCCAAAGAAAATGTACTGGACAAGAAAATTGCTGAGCTGCCTGAAGAAGAACGTCAGGTATTGCACAAACGTTATCTGTCTATTACTCCGGAACCGGAAAAACTGAAACTGATCGACCGTATGGTTGCTGACAGCCGTGCTGTTGCTCTGAACCACACAGCTGGTTTGTCTACACCACAACAGGTGCAGATGGTACTGTTCTCTCTGGCCGAAATGATGGATACCAAGAAACAGTATAAAGATGCTCTGATGGCTCTGATTCGCAACCGCAGTGCTGCCATGTACAAACAGCTGGGCATTAAACATGAGTTTAATGAAAACAGTGTGGATTACTACACTTTGGTTGATATGGAAGACACTGCACGTCAGCTATATGGTGATGAGTTTGCTGAATGGGTTGTTAAAACCAAAAATCCGAATGAACTGCTGTTCAGAATTGCGGATGAATCCGGCGTAGTATTGTTACCGGGTAAAGGTTTTGCCGTACGTCACCCATCCGGTCGTGTTTCATTAGCCAATCTGAATGAATATCAGTACAAAGCTATTGGTGCATCTCTGCATAAACTGGCTTGTGAATATCATGAAGAATTTAAAGCCAGCAAGTAA
- a CDS encoding YkvA family protein, which yields MSWLHKNVNIGHNQFNEKSFFTKLSKNALILGKPVMVQLYTLYLLFKSAETPLRSKMLILGALLYFLSPIDLIPDLLGPIGFTDDIAVITMVCRQLQKTITPALKAQAETAVSRFFHR from the coding sequence ATGAGTTGGTTACATAAAAATGTCAATATCGGACATAATCAGTTCAATGAAAAAAGCTTTTTCACAAAGCTTAGTAAAAATGCCTTAATTCTGGGTAAACCCGTAATGGTGCAGCTATACACCTTATATCTGCTTTTTAAATCAGCAGAAACACCGCTACGCAGTAAAATGCTGATATTGGGTGCCCTGCTCTATTTTCTCAGTCCTATAGATCTGATTCCGGATTTACTCGGACCAATAGGATTTACTGATGATATTGCGGTTATTACCATGGTATGCAGACAACTGCAAAAAACCATCACACCGGCACTTAAAGCTCAGGCTGAAACAGCTGTTTCCCGATTCTTTCACCGTTAA
- a CDS encoding glutamine amidotransferase-related protein — MRVHFIIHQDYEEAAACEEWAISRDYQISHSRVYLGDKLPESAAGFDMLVIMGGPQSPVTTIEECSYFDTNAEQSLILSAINNGKAVLGICLGAQLIGQALNGMYEHSPNKEIGYFPIYLTQAGMEDELISHFDKEMLVAHWHGDMPGLTEQAQVLAYSKGCPRQIIRYAPLVYGFQCHLELNAKAIDKLIAASASELEKAADYPFIQSAEEIRYFDYSFMNQQLFIFMDKLMRLYQNNIE; from the coding sequence TTGCGGGTACATTTTATTATTCATCAGGATTATGAAGAAGCTGCAGCTTGTGAAGAATGGGCAATCAGTAGAGATTATCAGATTTCGCATTCACGCGTTTATCTTGGCGACAAATTACCCGAATCTGCAGCTGGTTTCGATATGCTGGTTATTATGGGGGGACCGCAATCACCAGTTACGACAATTGAGGAATGCTCTTATTTTGATACTAATGCAGAGCAAAGTCTGATTCTCAGTGCCATTAATAATGGTAAGGCTGTGCTTGGTATTTGTTTAGGTGCCCAATTAATCGGGCAGGCTTTAAACGGAATGTATGAACACAGTCCTAATAAAGAAATTGGTTATTTTCCAATTTATCTAACTCAAGCAGGTATGGAGGATGAACTTATCTCTCATTTTGATAAAGAAATGCTAGTGGCACATTGGCATGGTGATATGCCGGGTCTGACCGAACAGGCACAAGTGCTTGCCTATAGTAAAGGTTGTCCGCGTCAGATTATCCGTTATGCACCGTTGGTATACGGTTTTCAGTGTCATCTGGAGCTGAATGCAAAAGCTATTGATAAATTAATTGCAGCTTCTGCATCTGAATTAGAGAAAGCAGCTGATTATCCTTTTATTCAGTCAGCAGAGGAAATCAGATATTTTGATTATTCTTTTATGAACCAGCAGCTTTTTATTTTTATGGATAAACTGATGCGGCTATATCAAAATAATATTGAATAG
- a CDS encoding patatin-like phospholipase family protein gives MPLSITRSVRWYLLILIAVLSLSACSTLQYQPIDTIDHIDEQEGYRLQHALLNNDEKKIDDVIGIVMLSGGGTRAAAFGYGVLESLKKQQVKIDGKQVSLLDTVDVVYGISGGSVLATYFGLHGADTIPKFEQNFLNLNLQKMLVGQVFSMANWSRLASPEFGRGDLLQEQLDLHLYHGATYEDLNNKRKGPFVVISATDMSLGSRLDFTQEYFDLLCIDLTKLPISRAVAASSAVPLVFAPVTLNNNGGNCHYQLPDNLVDSNNADATGTTAFRAQTRTAYRNNLKQYQDSQKRPYIHLLDGGLTDNLGLRSLLDTTELYSNKTLYDQLESANIHKIIIINVNAQTQRKNEIDSSASVPGTTEVVRALTSIPIEKYSEDTQHQFQKYVDWWNENRSEGTPRVYYISVNLLDLPSSPLRDKVIHIPTTFYLARSEVNNLRKAAKELLAQSAEYHRLIKDIGVDSSDTETKAFSLYDEESDDGDDSADATDQPNAEDNPQNNLSNVVNFINTESLPLLR, from the coding sequence ATGCCGCTAAGTATTACGAGATCTGTTAGATGGTACCTGCTGATACTGATTGCCGTATTGAGTCTGAGTGCCTGTTCTACACTGCAATATCAGCCTATAGACACAATTGATCATATTGATGAACAGGAAGGTTATCGTTTACAACATGCATTGTTAAACAATGATGAGAAGAAAATAGACGATGTAATCGGTATTGTGATGCTTTCCGGTGGCGGAACCCGTGCAGCTGCGTTTGGTTATGGGGTTCTGGAATCTTTGAAAAAGCAGCAAGTAAAAATAGACGGTAAACAGGTAAGTCTGCTTGATACGGTTGATGTGGTTTATGGTATATCCGGAGGATCAGTTTTAGCTACTTATTTTGGATTACACGGAGCCGATACAATACCGAAATTTGAGCAAAATTTTCTCAATTTAAATTTGCAGAAAATGTTAGTTGGTCAGGTTTTTTCGATGGCTAACTGGTCGCGGCTGGCTTCACCGGAATTTGGCCGCGGTGATTTGTTACAGGAACAGCTGGATTTACATTTATATCATGGCGCTACTTATGAGGATTTAAATAATAAACGTAAGGGGCCGTTTGTGGTAATTAGTGCTACTGATATGAGTTTAGGCAGCCGGCTGGATTTTACGCAGGAGTATTTTGATTTACTCTGCATTGATTTAACTAAATTACCCATTTCCCGTGCCGTAGCGGCATCCAGTGCTGTGCCGCTGGTTTTTGCACCGGTAACTCTGAATAACAATGGCGGTAATTGCCATTATCAGTTACCGGATAATCTGGTTGATAGTAATAATGCTGATGCTACCGGCACGACAGCTTTCCGTGCTCAGACACGCACAGCTTATCGTAATAATCTCAAGCAATATCAGGATAGTCAGAAAAGACCTTATATTCATTTACTGGATGGTGGATTAACGGATAATCTCGGATTACGCAGTTTGCTGGACACAACTGAGTTATATAGTAATAAAACTTTGTATGACCAGCTGGAATCAGCGAATATTCATAAAATTATCATTATTAATGTCAACGCCCAGACACAGCGCAAAAATGAAATTGACAGTAGCGCCAGTGTTCCCGGAACTACTGAAGTAGTGAGAGCTTTAACCAGTATCCCGATTGAGAAGTATTCAGAAGATACTCAGCATCAATTTCAGAAATATGTAGACTGGTGGAATGAAAATCGCAGTGAGGGTACACCGCGGGTATATTATATAAGTGTGAATTTACTGGATTTACCTTCTTCCCCTTTAAGGGATAAAGTAATTCATATACCAACCACGTTTTATCTGGCACGCAGTGAAGTGAATAATTTGCGTAAAGCTGCGAAAGAGCTATTAGCCCAGTCTGCCGAATATCATCGGCTGATTAAAGATATTGGTGTAGATTCATCCGATACTGAAACAAAGGCATTTAGTTTATATGATGAAGAATCTGATGATGGTGATGATTCAGCAGATGCTACAGATCAACCGAATGCAGAAGATAATCCTCAAAATAATTTGAGTAATGTGGTTAATTTTATCAATACTGAATCATTACCTTTATTACGCTGA
- a CDS encoding SixA phosphatase family protein — MDLILWRHAEAEDSRNDMARRLTIKGQQQAKSSAQWLHQHLPDNFQVFCSEAVRAQQTAEFLKQPLTINKLLNPNSHPLNLATFLQQQNAASSAQIWVGHQPWIGQFCAYLLNGIWLPQQFWSVKKSAFWWFDIRFYQQRHQARLKVVLSPAALK, encoded by the coding sequence ATGGATTTAATTTTATGGCGTCATGCCGAGGCTGAAGACAGCCGCAATGATATGGCACGAAGATTAACAATTAAAGGTCAGCAGCAGGCAAAGTCCAGTGCTCAATGGTTGCATCAGCATTTACCGGATAACTTTCAAGTTTTCTGCTCAGAAGCAGTAAGAGCACAGCAAACTGCAGAATTTCTTAAACAGCCTTTGACTATTAATAAATTACTGAATCCTAACAGCCATCCGCTTAATCTCGCTACTTTTCTGCAACAGCAAAACGCTGCTTCTTCTGCACAGATATGGGTAGGTCATCAACCCTGGATAGGTCAATTCTGCGCTTATTTGCTCAACGGCATCTGGTTACCGCAGCAATTCTGGTCAGTGAAAAAATCAGCTTTTTGGTGGTTTGATATCCGTTTTTATCAACAGCGCCATCAGGCACGGCTAAAAGTCGTTCTTTCACCCGCTGCTTTAAAATAA